A single genomic interval of Paracoccus sp. MC1862 harbors:
- a CDS encoding glycosyltransferase: MVQSLALAATIAALLSMGINAAVVKRWARTLHLVQRDDLSAVQASHNKPTSRLGGLGVIIGFGAASILLSYLTENIIPILLLISVLPLFLTGLLEDMGKDQSPRRRLFAAAISAVFAIALTHTWIKETGLLWIDPALSILPIAWGVTILWSAGVCNAFNLIDGVNGLAGFLGSSISVALGYIAWTAGDILMAQIAIVLAAAIAGFLIFNWPWGRIFLGDAGAYSIGHLLVWISILIAWRNPNISYIALCLMFFWPVADTFLAMWRRSRQKKKMMHPDYLHAHQFIMRAIQLRWKMTLALANSVTTLVLAPFFLPPILTGVILADRPNFSFLTWIVYGAVFFASYLIGIRWVRRQGWRKTRPIPAEYVSQK, from the coding sequence CCGCGGTCGTAAAAAGGTGGGCTCGGACACTTCACCTGGTTCAGCGGGATGATCTAAGTGCTGTTCAGGCATCGCATAACAAACCTACATCTAGGCTTGGTGGTTTAGGTGTAATAATAGGATTTGGAGCCGCTTCGATTCTGCTGAGCTACCTGACAGAAAACATCATCCCGATCCTGTTGCTGATATCCGTGCTCCCGCTTTTCTTAACGGGACTCTTGGAGGATATGGGCAAGGATCAAAGCCCTCGAAGGCGGTTGTTTGCAGCAGCAATCTCAGCAGTCTTTGCAATAGCACTCACCCATACATGGATCAAAGAAACTGGTCTGCTTTGGATTGATCCAGCTCTGTCCATTCTACCCATCGCGTGGGGCGTCACAATCCTCTGGTCTGCGGGGGTATGCAATGCATTTAACCTAATCGACGGCGTTAACGGGTTGGCAGGATTTCTGGGCTCATCCATCTCTGTCGCACTCGGGTACATCGCGTGGACAGCGGGGGATATCCTTATGGCCCAGATCGCTATTGTTCTAGCAGCGGCTATCGCCGGCTTTCTAATCTTCAACTGGCCATGGGGGCGGATCTTTCTCGGAGACGCCGGTGCGTATAGCATAGGGCATTTGTTGGTCTGGATATCGATCCTGATTGCCTGGCGGAATCCGAATATTTCTTATATCGCCCTGTGCCTGATGTTCTTCTGGCCGGTAGCAGATACATTTCTGGCCATGTGGAGGAGATCCCGCCAAAAAAAGAAGATGATGCACCCTGACTATCTTCATGCACATCAATTCATTATGAGGGCCATTCAGCTCCGCTGGAAGATGACGCTTGCCTTGGCAAATTCTGTAACAACTTTAGTTCTTGCACCATTTTTTCTTCCACCTATCCTCACAGGCGTTATTCTTGCTGATCGGCCAAATTTCTCTTTCTTGACATGGATTGTCTACGGAGCAGTATTCTTTGCCTCCTACCTGATCGGAATACGGTGGGTGAGACGTCAAGGCTGGCGCAAGACGCGGCCGATACCAGCCGAGTATGTTTCGCAGAAATAA
- a CDS encoding glycosyltransferase — MLADGHTYQPDPLVLATLLAGVLSYLLAHGGRPSRIRKRPSDLGAVQASHTIDAPRLGGFAIFVSFLGVTLVTVTRGHDLVLIWSGLIVFLIGAWEDLSGSVSARRRLIASMVAAMAAIVLSETTITRLDIRNLDLILSAAPLASLLLTILLSAAYTHAFNLIDGMNGLSSAAGISTAFALALAADVHDQAAIKSTSLLLAATISGFSIMNWPKGKLFLGDGGAYFVGHTLFWIAVMLAAAVPTLNIASIILILFWPIAELSTTVIRRLILKSPLSKPDRLHIHQIVRRGIEIATIGRKARPLANAMTTLCLLPLVIVPPLLGTKLTNDRSTALVSLALCFAIYATSYITLVRLASSYKARRAVSKLVPPPFRRAFRGLRFQTRRS; from the coding sequence ATGCTTGCAGACGGGCATACCTATCAGCCTGATCCCCTTGTCCTCGCAACGCTCCTCGCGGGTGTGCTTTCCTATCTCCTTGCCCATGGCGGAAGGCCCTCGCGTATTCGGAAGAGGCCCAGCGATCTTGGTGCCGTTCAGGCTTCGCACACTATAGACGCTCCGCGACTAGGTGGGTTCGCGATCTTCGTCAGCTTTCTAGGGGTGACCCTGGTCACTGTGACTAGAGGCCATGATTTAGTATTGATCTGGTCGGGACTGATTGTCTTTCTGATTGGAGCATGGGAGGATTTGTCTGGGAGTGTCAGTGCGAGGCGGCGCCTAATCGCCTCGATGGTCGCCGCGATGGCCGCTATTGTTCTGTCCGAAACCACGATCACACGATTAGATATCAGAAATCTTGATTTGATCCTTTCTGCTGCCCCTCTTGCTTCACTGCTCCTGACGATATTGCTGTCCGCGGCCTACACACACGCATTCAACTTGATTGACGGAATGAATGGCCTCTCCTCAGCCGCAGGAATATCGACCGCTTTTGCTTTAGCCTTAGCAGCAGACGTGCATGATCAGGCAGCTATTAAGTCAACCTCCTTGCTTTTGGCGGCGACGATCTCTGGTTTCTCGATAATGAACTGGCCAAAGGGGAAGCTGTTTCTTGGAGACGGTGGTGCTTATTTTGTTGGGCATACTCTGTTCTGGATAGCAGTTATGTTGGCCGCAGCTGTGCCAACTCTGAACATCGCATCCATAATTCTAATATTGTTTTGGCCGATTGCTGAGCTAAGCACTACTGTAATTAGGCGGTTGATTTTAAAATCACCTCTTAGCAAGCCCGACAGGCTGCATATTCATCAGATTGTTCGCCGGGGAATAGAAATAGCCACCATTGGCCGCAAAGCTCGGCCACTCGCCAATGCAATGACCACGCTCTGCCTTTTACCCTTGGTTATTGTCCCGCCGCTACTGGGTACTAAGCTCACTAATGACAGAAGTACTGCGCTAGTCAGTCTTGCCCTCTGCTTCGCAATTTATGCGACATCTTATATTACCTTAGTACGGCTCGCTTCAAGTTATAAAGCTCGACGAGCTGTTAGTAAACTTGTCCCACCTCCGTTTCGCCGAGCATTCAGAGGCTTGCGGTTCCAGACGCGGAGATCTTAG